In Anser cygnoides isolate HZ-2024a breed goose chromosome 14, Taihu_goose_T2T_genome, whole genome shotgun sequence, one genomic interval encodes:
- the NPM1 gene encoding nucleophosmin translates to MEDSAMDMESMGPLRPQTFLFGCELKADKEYKFKVDDEENEHQLSLRTVTLGAGAKDELHVVEAEALDYEGNPIKVVLASLKMSVQPTVSLGGFEITPPVTLRLKCGSGPVYVSGQHLVALEEEPESEDEEEDTKIVNASTKRPASGGGAKTPQKKAKLSEDDEDDDEDDDEEDDDEDDLDDDEEEIKTPMKKPVREPSGKNMQKAKQNGKDSKPSTPASKTKTPDSKKDKSLTPKTPKVPLSLEEIKAKMQASIDKGSSLPKLEPKFANYVKNCFRTEDQKVIQALWQWRQTL, encoded by the exons ATGGAGGACAGCGCCATGGACATGGAGAGCATGGGCCCGCTGCGCCCCCAGACTTTTCTCTTCG GTTGCGAGCTTAAAGCAGATAAGGAGTACAAGTTCAAAGTAGATGATGAAGAAAACGAGCATCAGCTGTCTTTGAGAACG GTTACTTTAGGGGCTGGAGCCAAAGACGAATTACACGTTGTAGAAGCAGAAGCATTGGACTATGAAGGCAACCCTATTAAAGTAGTACTGGCGTCTCTGAAAATGTCTGTGCAGCCTACG GTTTCACTAGGTGGCTTTGAGATCACGCCACCAGTCACCTTGAGGTTGAAATGTGGTTCCGGGCCTGTTTATGTCAGCGGTCAACATCTTGTAG CATTAGAGGAAGAACCAGAATcagaggatgaggaggaagatACAAAAATTGTGAATGCCTCAACAAAGAGACCAGCAAGTGGAGGAGGAGCTAAAACACCACAG aaaaaagcaaaactatcagaagatgatgaagatgatgatgaagatgatgatgaggAGGATGA TGATGAGGACGACTTGGATGATGATGAGGAAGAGATCAAAACACCAATGAAGAAA cCTGTCCGTGagccttcaggaaaaaatatgcagaaagcaaagcaaaatggaaaagactCTAAGCCGTCCACACCAGCATCCAAAACAAAA ACTCCAGATTCCAAGAAAGATAAATCTCTAACTCCAAAAACACCAAAAGTCCCTCTGTCGTTAGAGGAGattaaagcaaaaatgcaaGCCTCCATAGACAAG gGTTCTTCCCTTCCTAAGCTGGAACCCAAATTCGCCAACTATGTTAAGAATTGTTTCAGGACGGAGGACCAGAAG GTCATTCAAGCTCTCTGGCAGTGGAGACAGActctgtaa